The following proteins come from a genomic window of Oncorhynchus clarkii lewisi isolate Uvic-CL-2024 chromosome 23, UVic_Ocla_1.0, whole genome shotgun sequence:
- the LOC139381309 gene encoding collagen alpha-1(IX) chain-like, with protein sequence MSQFHIAELARRGTVQKGPGSTSQHVAYKIGPAFNFRINTRSAYPLGLPVEFAFVTVLRMNGSTVTKNWNIWQMLDLNGEEQLAVRLNGESLSLEFTFTTLNKTRETAVFPFLPFLFNSQWHNILLKVSKRSVTLFVDCIMVDSQNTPQRGIVNLDGYTLIGKLKDNPVLAVPFELQSMHIDCDVGRPQTCNDLPARTSVRTID encoded by the exons ATGTCCCAGTTTCACATTGCTGAGCTGGCCAGAAGAGGAACTGTTCAAAAGGGGCCTGGATCAACCTCTCAGCATGTTGCCTACAAAATAGGGCCAGCATTCAACTTCAGAATTAACACAAG ATCAGCGTATCCCCTTGGACTACCGGTTGAATTTGCGTTTGTGACCGTTTTACGAATGAACGGCAGTACCGTAACCAAGAACTGGAATATTTGGCAAATGCTAGATTTGAACGGCGAAGAGCAGCTTGCCGTTAGACTGAACGGAGAATCGCTCTCTCTTGAATTCACCTTCACAACATTGAATAAAACACGAGAGACGGCCGTTTTCCCTTTCCTACCGTTCCTCTTCAACTCTCAATGGCACAATATCTTACTGAAAGTCAGCAAGCGTTCTGTAACTCTGTTCGTGGATTGCATTATGGTGGACTCTCAGAACACACCCCAGAGAGGTATAGTCAACCTGGATGGATACACGTTGATTGGAAAGCTGAAGGATAACCCCGTTTTAGCAGTGCCA tTTGAGCTCCAATCGATGCACATTGATTGTGATGTGGGGCGACCACAGACCTGCAATGACCTACCAGCCAGGACGTCGGTAAGAACCATTGACTAA